In Musa acuminata AAA Group cultivar baxijiao chromosome BXJ2-10, Cavendish_Baxijiao_AAA, whole genome shotgun sequence, a genomic segment contains:
- the LOC135624700 gene encoding uncharacterized protein LOC135624700 isoform X4, with product MECNERNSDHGATRESQPSSLGFVHLRPLGEPAGDLMCLRSDRVYTVGRGRRYCDLVLLQRCISNRHCQIFLDGSDRKLRLIDGFLFPRRSHICEISRGFQAGRQCSNARVSLNGVFVNGRRVQQGAVAELSVGDEILFSCRSGSSNSCRIKRGFAVDKVFFSEVKIVRVNRSLSTLEHSPLAPRSFILQSQLKSILASSDPISYLRNFLDLQQEKHVTLPLALEIGSPASPDSEGCCKTDGLRINVAQKVVSSNPNVLSDEHRKSSVNAVEIMEVDNCELHPDDDGVVSYSDGSTFFLNRLKPTGPGTSVHCDGVTLPELFHPVKTLLRVFIATFTCDVSWFLSCCRLPNHLPITIACHDSVRCWSACHDSRTSAPYINYPNLLLIYPPFPDVIAFGKDRKKKGVACHHPKLIVLQRDESLRVIVTSANLVPKQPLLQAKQIMQCKTSSGHFFGSVQATVVGLSHRFHASPDPNGGRLRVLASLLGKCRENTSGMVEVLLKRATNIPADTNAVSVVVTADLDKFSVGDSVQLGFLPRDVAKWLSPLSDIGFFSFSAFIYAKEALAAAFGGSSTRVQLLVSVSKGPTFSEIPRLICPEHYVSLCSLVASVQRCLGLWRLREVLSRHKWPESLEVDFVYGSSSIGTSVNLQFFSAFSAAAGKKSCQYPDSNESDPAWGCWTSADELNRPSIKILFPTIERVKNGRRGIWDSRHLLSLSERTWQRLTTTGVFHDAIPYPCERLGYPMHVKVAQRRFQSGNGMFSFGWIYIGSHNFSPAAWGNTLLSSSESKAPKLHICNYELGIVLIVPPPDLSDTDGRNRFNLDDFVLPFVMPAPEYQDGDRPATAQAMREACVEVTSSKLFLSEDATEELNEDILDEEVTFEESDFSIQESEEEKIYAEMLWGQVDSAGISL from the exons ATGGAATGCAATGAGCGCAACAGCGATCATGGAGCGACGCGGGAATCCCAACCCTCTAGTTTGGGCTTCGTTCACCTTCGACCCCTCGGGGAACCCGCCGGCGATCTCATGTGCCTGCGATCCGACCGGGTCTACACCGTCGGCCGGGGGCGCCGCTATTGCGATCTTGTCCTCCTCCAACGCTGCATCAGCAACCGTCATTGCCAGATATTTCTGGATGGATCCGATCGTAAACTCCGTTTGATCGATGGCTTCCTTTTTCCCCGTCGTTCCCATATCTGCGAGATCAGTCGAGGCTTTCAAGCCGGAAGGCAGTGCTCGAACGCTAGGGTTTCTCTCAATGGCGTCTTCGTTAATGGTCGCAGGGTCCAGCAAGGCGCGGTAGCAGAATTGTCTGTCGGAGATGAGATATTGTTTTCTTGCAGAAGTGGATCGAGCAATAGTTGTAGAATTAAGCGTGGGTTTGCCGTGGATAAGGTCTTTTTCTCTGAGGTTAAGATTGTTCGTGTGAATCGTTCACTCTCCACGTTGGAACACAGTCCTTTGGCCCCAAGATCATTCATTCTGCAGAGCCAGCTGAAAAGTATACTTGCCAGCTCCGATCCAATATCCTACCTGAGGAATTTTCTTGATTTGCAACAAGAAAAACATGTAACACTTCCATTGGCGTTGGAAATTGGATCCCCTGCTTCTCCGGACTCTGAGGGATGCTGTAAGACAGATGGTTTGCGGATTAATGTTGCTCAAAAGGTGGTCAGTTCCAATCCGAATGTTCTGAGTGATGAGCACAGAAAGTCCTCCGTAAATGCAGTTGAAATCATGGAAGTCGATAATTGTGAACTCCATCCAGATGATGATGGGGTAGTCAGTTATTCAGATGGCAGCACATTCTTTCTGAACCGTCTCAAGCCCACTGGTCCTGGCACATCTGTTCACTGTGATGGAGTCACTCTGCCTGAGCTTTTTCATCCAGTGAAAACACTGCTTCGAGTTTTTATTGCAACATTTACATGTGATGTTTCTTG GTTTTTGTCATGTTGTCGATTACCAAACCACCTGCCAATAACAATTGCATGCCACGACAGTGTAAGATGTTGGAGTGCTTGCCATGATAGTAGGACTTCTGCACCATATATTAATTATCCAAACCTATTGTTGAT TTATCCCCCTTTTCCAGATGTAATAGCCTTTGGAAAAGATCGAAAGAAAAAAGGTGTTGCATGTCATCATCCAAAGCTTATTGTCCTGCAGAGGGATGAAAGTCTTCGAGTTATAGTTACTTCAGCAAATCTAGTTCCAAAACAG CCTTTGTTGCAGGCTAAACAGATCATGCAATGTAAGACTTCTTCTGGGCATTTTTTTGGTTCAGTTCAAGCGACTGTAGTTGGTTTAAGCCATCGATTTCATGCTTCCCCTGACCCAAATGGTGGTCGATTAAGAGTTCTAGCTTCACTTTTAGGAAAGTGTCGAGAGAACACTAGTGGAATGGTAGAAGTTCTCCTGAAAAGAGCTACAAACATACCAGCAGATACTAACGCTGTGAGTGTGGTTGTTACTGCAGATTTGGATAAATTTTCTGTAGGAG ATTCTGTGCAACTTGGTTTTCTGCCTAGAGATGTTGCAAAATGGTTGTCTCCTCTCagtgacattgggttttttagttTTTCGGCCTTCATCTATGCAAAGGAAGCCCTTGCAGCTGCATTTGGTGGAAGCAGCACTAGAGTACAGCTGTTAGTTTCTGTCTCAAAG GGGCCAACATTTTCTGAAATACCAAGATTGATCTGTCCTGAGCATTATGTGTCTTTGTGCTCACTTGTTGCTTCTGTGCAGAGGTGTCTTGGACTTTGGCGTTTAAGAGAG GTCTTGTCGCGACACAAGTGGCCTGAATCACTAGAGGTTGATTTTGTGTATG GTTCATCCTCCATTGGAACTTCAGTCAATTTGCAATTTTTTTCTGCTTTCTCAGCTGCAGCTGGGAAAAAGTCGTGTCAGTATCCTGATTCTAACGAGTCTGACCCAGCG TGGGGTTGCTGGACTTCTGCTGATGAGCTAAATAGACCATCAATTAAGATCTTATTCCCCACCATTGAACGAGTGAAAAATGGACGGCGTGGCATTTGGGATTCTAGGCACTTACTTTCTCTGTCAGAG AGAACCTGGCAAAGGTTGACAACTACTGGTGTATTTCATGATGCCATTCCTTATCCATGTGAAAGGCTAGGATACCCAATGCATGTCAAG GTAGCTCAGAGACGTTTCCAATCTGGAAATGGTATGTTCTCATTTGGTTGGATATATATTGGGTCACACAATTTCAGTCCTGCTGCTTGGGGAAACACATTGCTTTCTTCGTCAGAATCAAAGGCTCCAAAACTGCATATTTGTAACTATGAGCTTGGTATCGTCTTGATTGTGCCCCCGCCAGATCTTTCGGATACAGATGGtagaaacagatttaatcttGATGATTTCGTTCTGCCATTTGTTATGCCTGCACCAGAGTACCAAGATGGTGATAGACCAGCTACAGCACAGGCCATGCGAGAGGCCTGTGTTGAAGTCACTTCATCAAAGTTATTCTTGTCAGAAGATGCAACGGAAGAACTGAACGAGGATATCCTAGATGAAGAAGTAACTTTTGAGGAATCTGACTTTTCCATCCAGGAGAGTGAAGAAGAGAAAATTTATGCTGAGATGCTTTGGGGTCAAGTGGACTCCGCTGGAATCTCTTTGTGA
- the LOC135624700 gene encoding uncharacterized protein LOC135624700 isoform X2, whose product MECNERNSDHGATRESQPSSLGFVHLRPLGEPAGDLMCLRSDRVYTVGRGRRYCDLVLLQRCISNRHCQIFLDGSDRKLRLIDGFLFPRRSHICEISRGFQAGRQCSNARVSLNGVFVNGRRVQQGAVAELSVGDEILFSCRSGSSNSCRIKRGFAVDKVFFSEVKIVRVNRSLSTLEHSPLAPRSFILQSQLKSILASSDPISYLRNFLDLQQEKHVTLPLALEIGSPASPDSEGCCKTDGLRINVAQKVVSSNPNVLSDEHRKSSVNAVEIMEVDNCELHPDDDGVVSYSDGSTFFLNRLKPTGPGTSVHCDGVTLPELFHPVKTLLRVFIATFTCDVSWFLSCCRLPNHLPITIACHDSVRCWSACHDSRTSAPYINYPNLLLIYPPFPDVIAFGKDRKKKGVACHHPKLIVLQRDESLRVIVTSANLVPKQWDYVTNTVWWQDFPRRSTLDYSAFFGSIEDLKSDFAAQLAGFVASLIVDVPSQAHWVNELAKYNFGQAACHLVASLPGVHTQSSYYLAADYCLSAKQIMQCKTSSGHFFGSVQATVVGLSHRFHASPDPNGGRLRVLASLLGKCRENTSGMVEVLLKRATNIPADTNAVSVVVTADLDKFSVGDSVQLGFLPRDVAKWLSPLSDIGFFSFSAFIYAKEALAAAFGGSSTRVQLLVSVSKGPTFSEIPRLICPEHYVSLCSLVASVQRCLGLWRLREVLSRHKWPESLEVDFVYGSSSIGTSVNLQFFSAFSAAAGKKSCQYPDSNESDPAWGCWTSADELNRPSIKILFPTIERVKNGRRGIWDSRHLLSLSERTWQRLTTTGVFHDAIPYPCERLGYPMHVKVAQRRFQSGNGMFSFGWIYIGSHNFSPAAWGNTLLSSSESKAPKLHICNYELGIVLIVPPPDLSDTDGRNRFNLDDFVLPFVMPAPEYQDGDRPATAQAMREACVEVTSSKLFLSEDATEELNEDILDEEVTFEESDFSIQESEEEKIYAEMLWGQVDSAGISL is encoded by the exons ATGGAATGCAATGAGCGCAACAGCGATCATGGAGCGACGCGGGAATCCCAACCCTCTAGTTTGGGCTTCGTTCACCTTCGACCCCTCGGGGAACCCGCCGGCGATCTCATGTGCCTGCGATCCGACCGGGTCTACACCGTCGGCCGGGGGCGCCGCTATTGCGATCTTGTCCTCCTCCAACGCTGCATCAGCAACCGTCATTGCCAGATATTTCTGGATGGATCCGATCGTAAACTCCGTTTGATCGATGGCTTCCTTTTTCCCCGTCGTTCCCATATCTGCGAGATCAGTCGAGGCTTTCAAGCCGGAAGGCAGTGCTCGAACGCTAGGGTTTCTCTCAATGGCGTCTTCGTTAATGGTCGCAGGGTCCAGCAAGGCGCGGTAGCAGAATTGTCTGTCGGAGATGAGATATTGTTTTCTTGCAGAAGTGGATCGAGCAATAGTTGTAGAATTAAGCGTGGGTTTGCCGTGGATAAGGTCTTTTTCTCTGAGGTTAAGATTGTTCGTGTGAATCGTTCACTCTCCACGTTGGAACACAGTCCTTTGGCCCCAAGATCATTCATTCTGCAGAGCCAGCTGAAAAGTATACTTGCCAGCTCCGATCCAATATCCTACCTGAGGAATTTTCTTGATTTGCAACAAGAAAAACATGTAACACTTCCATTGGCGTTGGAAATTGGATCCCCTGCTTCTCCGGACTCTGAGGGATGCTGTAAGACAGATGGTTTGCGGATTAATGTTGCTCAAAAGGTGGTCAGTTCCAATCCGAATGTTCTGAGTGATGAGCACAGAAAGTCCTCCGTAAATGCAGTTGAAATCATGGAAGTCGATAATTGTGAACTCCATCCAGATGATGATGGGGTAGTCAGTTATTCAGATGGCAGCACATTCTTTCTGAACCGTCTCAAGCCCACTGGTCCTGGCACATCTGTTCACTGTGATGGAGTCACTCTGCCTGAGCTTTTTCATCCAGTGAAAACACTGCTTCGAGTTTTTATTGCAACATTTACATGTGATGTTTCTTG GTTTTTGTCATGTTGTCGATTACCAAACCACCTGCCAATAACAATTGCATGCCACGACAGTGTAAGATGTTGGAGTGCTTGCCATGATAGTAGGACTTCTGCACCATATATTAATTATCCAAACCTATTGTTGAT TTATCCCCCTTTTCCAGATGTAATAGCCTTTGGAAAAGATCGAAAGAAAAAAGGTGTTGCATGTCATCATCCAAAGCTTATTGTCCTGCAGAGGGATGAAAGTCTTCGAGTTATAGTTACTTCAGCAAATCTAGTTCCAAAACAG TGGGACTATGTGACGAACACTGTTTGGTGGCAAGATTTTCCTCGTAGAAGTACtctagattattcagctttttttGGATCAATTGAAGATTTAAAATCTGACTTTGCTGCTCAGTTAGCTGGGTTTGTGGCATCACTTATTGTTGACGTGCCCAGCCAAGCGCACTGGGTCAATGAGTTGGCTAAGTATAACTTTGGACAAGCTGCTTGCCACCTTGTTGCTTCATTGCCTGGAGTCCATACACAGAGCTCTTATTATCTTGCGGCTGATTATTGCTTATCA GCTAAACAGATCATGCAATGTAAGACTTCTTCTGGGCATTTTTTTGGTTCAGTTCAAGCGACTGTAGTTGGTTTAAGCCATCGATTTCATGCTTCCCCTGACCCAAATGGTGGTCGATTAAGAGTTCTAGCTTCACTTTTAGGAAAGTGTCGAGAGAACACTAGTGGAATGGTAGAAGTTCTCCTGAAAAGAGCTACAAACATACCAGCAGATACTAACGCTGTGAGTGTGGTTGTTACTGCAGATTTGGATAAATTTTCTGTAGGAG ATTCTGTGCAACTTGGTTTTCTGCCTAGAGATGTTGCAAAATGGTTGTCTCCTCTCagtgacattgggttttttagttTTTCGGCCTTCATCTATGCAAAGGAAGCCCTTGCAGCTGCATTTGGTGGAAGCAGCACTAGAGTACAGCTGTTAGTTTCTGTCTCAAAG GGGCCAACATTTTCTGAAATACCAAGATTGATCTGTCCTGAGCATTATGTGTCTTTGTGCTCACTTGTTGCTTCTGTGCAGAGGTGTCTTGGACTTTGGCGTTTAAGAGAG GTCTTGTCGCGACACAAGTGGCCTGAATCACTAGAGGTTGATTTTGTGTATG GTTCATCCTCCATTGGAACTTCAGTCAATTTGCAATTTTTTTCTGCTTTCTCAGCTGCAGCTGGGAAAAAGTCGTGTCAGTATCCTGATTCTAACGAGTCTGACCCAGCG TGGGGTTGCTGGACTTCTGCTGATGAGCTAAATAGACCATCAATTAAGATCTTATTCCCCACCATTGAACGAGTGAAAAATGGACGGCGTGGCATTTGGGATTCTAGGCACTTACTTTCTCTGTCAGAG AGAACCTGGCAAAGGTTGACAACTACTGGTGTATTTCATGATGCCATTCCTTATCCATGTGAAAGGCTAGGATACCCAATGCATGTCAAG GTAGCTCAGAGACGTTTCCAATCTGGAAATGGTATGTTCTCATTTGGTTGGATATATATTGGGTCACACAATTTCAGTCCTGCTGCTTGGGGAAACACATTGCTTTCTTCGTCAGAATCAAAGGCTCCAAAACTGCATATTTGTAACTATGAGCTTGGTATCGTCTTGATTGTGCCCCCGCCAGATCTTTCGGATACAGATGGtagaaacagatttaatcttGATGATTTCGTTCTGCCATTTGTTATGCCTGCACCAGAGTACCAAGATGGTGATAGACCAGCTACAGCACAGGCCATGCGAGAGGCCTGTGTTGAAGTCACTTCATCAAAGTTATTCTTGTCAGAAGATGCAACGGAAGAACTGAACGAGGATATCCTAGATGAAGAAGTAACTTTTGAGGAATCTGACTTTTCCATCCAGGAGAGTGAAGAAGAGAAAATTTATGCTGAGATGCTTTGGGGTCAAGTGGACTCCGCTGGAATCTCTTTGTGA
- the LOC135624700 gene encoding uncharacterized protein LOC135624700 isoform X1 produces MECNERNSDHGATRESQPSSLGFVHLRPLGEPAGDLMCLRSDRVYTVGRGRRYCDLVLLQRCISNRHCQIFLDGSDRKLRLIDGFLFPRRSHICEISRGFQAGRQCSNARVSLNGVFVNGRRVQQGAVAELSVGDEILFSCRSGSSNSCRIKRGFAVDKVFFSEVKIVRVNRSLSTLEHSPLAPRSFILQSQLKSILASSDPISYLRNFLDLQQEKHVTLPLALEIGSPASPDSEGCCKTDGLRINVAQKVVSSNPNVLSDEHRKSSVNAVEIMEVDNCELHPDDDGVVSYSDGSTFFLNRLKPTGPGTSVHCDGVTLPELFHPVKTLLRVFIATFTCDVSWFLSCCRLPNHLPITIACHDSVRCWSACHDSRTSAPYINYPNLLLIYPPFPDVIAFGKDRKKKGVACHHPKLIVLQRDESLRVIVTSANLVPKQWDYVTNTVWWQDFPRRSTLDYSAFFGSIEDLKSDFAAQLAGFVASLIVDVPSQAHWVNELAKYNFGQAACHLVASLPGVHTQSSYYLAADYCLSPLLQAKQIMQCKTSSGHFFGSVQATVVGLSHRFHASPDPNGGRLRVLASLLGKCRENTSGMVEVLLKRATNIPADTNAVSVVVTADLDKFSVGDSVQLGFLPRDVAKWLSPLSDIGFFSFSAFIYAKEALAAAFGGSSTRVQLLVSVSKGPTFSEIPRLICPEHYVSLCSLVASVQRCLGLWRLREVLSRHKWPESLEVDFVYGSSSIGTSVNLQFFSAFSAAAGKKSCQYPDSNESDPAWGCWTSADELNRPSIKILFPTIERVKNGRRGIWDSRHLLSLSERTWQRLTTTGVFHDAIPYPCERLGYPMHVKVAQRRFQSGNGMFSFGWIYIGSHNFSPAAWGNTLLSSSESKAPKLHICNYELGIVLIVPPPDLSDTDGRNRFNLDDFVLPFVMPAPEYQDGDRPATAQAMREACVEVTSSKLFLSEDATEELNEDILDEEVTFEESDFSIQESEEEKIYAEMLWGQVDSAGISL; encoded by the exons ATGGAATGCAATGAGCGCAACAGCGATCATGGAGCGACGCGGGAATCCCAACCCTCTAGTTTGGGCTTCGTTCACCTTCGACCCCTCGGGGAACCCGCCGGCGATCTCATGTGCCTGCGATCCGACCGGGTCTACACCGTCGGCCGGGGGCGCCGCTATTGCGATCTTGTCCTCCTCCAACGCTGCATCAGCAACCGTCATTGCCAGATATTTCTGGATGGATCCGATCGTAAACTCCGTTTGATCGATGGCTTCCTTTTTCCCCGTCGTTCCCATATCTGCGAGATCAGTCGAGGCTTTCAAGCCGGAAGGCAGTGCTCGAACGCTAGGGTTTCTCTCAATGGCGTCTTCGTTAATGGTCGCAGGGTCCAGCAAGGCGCGGTAGCAGAATTGTCTGTCGGAGATGAGATATTGTTTTCTTGCAGAAGTGGATCGAGCAATAGTTGTAGAATTAAGCGTGGGTTTGCCGTGGATAAGGTCTTTTTCTCTGAGGTTAAGATTGTTCGTGTGAATCGTTCACTCTCCACGTTGGAACACAGTCCTTTGGCCCCAAGATCATTCATTCTGCAGAGCCAGCTGAAAAGTATACTTGCCAGCTCCGATCCAATATCCTACCTGAGGAATTTTCTTGATTTGCAACAAGAAAAACATGTAACACTTCCATTGGCGTTGGAAATTGGATCCCCTGCTTCTCCGGACTCTGAGGGATGCTGTAAGACAGATGGTTTGCGGATTAATGTTGCTCAAAAGGTGGTCAGTTCCAATCCGAATGTTCTGAGTGATGAGCACAGAAAGTCCTCCGTAAATGCAGTTGAAATCATGGAAGTCGATAATTGTGAACTCCATCCAGATGATGATGGGGTAGTCAGTTATTCAGATGGCAGCACATTCTTTCTGAACCGTCTCAAGCCCACTGGTCCTGGCACATCTGTTCACTGTGATGGAGTCACTCTGCCTGAGCTTTTTCATCCAGTGAAAACACTGCTTCGAGTTTTTATTGCAACATTTACATGTGATGTTTCTTG GTTTTTGTCATGTTGTCGATTACCAAACCACCTGCCAATAACAATTGCATGCCACGACAGTGTAAGATGTTGGAGTGCTTGCCATGATAGTAGGACTTCTGCACCATATATTAATTATCCAAACCTATTGTTGAT TTATCCCCCTTTTCCAGATGTAATAGCCTTTGGAAAAGATCGAAAGAAAAAAGGTGTTGCATGTCATCATCCAAAGCTTATTGTCCTGCAGAGGGATGAAAGTCTTCGAGTTATAGTTACTTCAGCAAATCTAGTTCCAAAACAG TGGGACTATGTGACGAACACTGTTTGGTGGCAAGATTTTCCTCGTAGAAGTACtctagattattcagctttttttGGATCAATTGAAGATTTAAAATCTGACTTTGCTGCTCAGTTAGCTGGGTTTGTGGCATCACTTATTGTTGACGTGCCCAGCCAAGCGCACTGGGTCAATGAGTTGGCTAAGTATAACTTTGGACAAGCTGCTTGCCACCTTGTTGCTTCATTGCCTGGAGTCCATACACAGAGCTCTTATTATCTTGCGGCTGATTATTGCTTATCA CCTTTGTTGCAGGCTAAACAGATCATGCAATGTAAGACTTCTTCTGGGCATTTTTTTGGTTCAGTTCAAGCGACTGTAGTTGGTTTAAGCCATCGATTTCATGCTTCCCCTGACCCAAATGGTGGTCGATTAAGAGTTCTAGCTTCACTTTTAGGAAAGTGTCGAGAGAACACTAGTGGAATGGTAGAAGTTCTCCTGAAAAGAGCTACAAACATACCAGCAGATACTAACGCTGTGAGTGTGGTTGTTACTGCAGATTTGGATAAATTTTCTGTAGGAG ATTCTGTGCAACTTGGTTTTCTGCCTAGAGATGTTGCAAAATGGTTGTCTCCTCTCagtgacattgggttttttagttTTTCGGCCTTCATCTATGCAAAGGAAGCCCTTGCAGCTGCATTTGGTGGAAGCAGCACTAGAGTACAGCTGTTAGTTTCTGTCTCAAAG GGGCCAACATTTTCTGAAATACCAAGATTGATCTGTCCTGAGCATTATGTGTCTTTGTGCTCACTTGTTGCTTCTGTGCAGAGGTGTCTTGGACTTTGGCGTTTAAGAGAG GTCTTGTCGCGACACAAGTGGCCTGAATCACTAGAGGTTGATTTTGTGTATG GTTCATCCTCCATTGGAACTTCAGTCAATTTGCAATTTTTTTCTGCTTTCTCAGCTGCAGCTGGGAAAAAGTCGTGTCAGTATCCTGATTCTAACGAGTCTGACCCAGCG TGGGGTTGCTGGACTTCTGCTGATGAGCTAAATAGACCATCAATTAAGATCTTATTCCCCACCATTGAACGAGTGAAAAATGGACGGCGTGGCATTTGGGATTCTAGGCACTTACTTTCTCTGTCAGAG AGAACCTGGCAAAGGTTGACAACTACTGGTGTATTTCATGATGCCATTCCTTATCCATGTGAAAGGCTAGGATACCCAATGCATGTCAAG GTAGCTCAGAGACGTTTCCAATCTGGAAATGGTATGTTCTCATTTGGTTGGATATATATTGGGTCACACAATTTCAGTCCTGCTGCTTGGGGAAACACATTGCTTTCTTCGTCAGAATCAAAGGCTCCAAAACTGCATATTTGTAACTATGAGCTTGGTATCGTCTTGATTGTGCCCCCGCCAGATCTTTCGGATACAGATGGtagaaacagatttaatcttGATGATTTCGTTCTGCCATTTGTTATGCCTGCACCAGAGTACCAAGATGGTGATAGACCAGCTACAGCACAGGCCATGCGAGAGGCCTGTGTTGAAGTCACTTCATCAAAGTTATTCTTGTCAGAAGATGCAACGGAAGAACTGAACGAGGATATCCTAGATGAAGAAGTAACTTTTGAGGAATCTGACTTTTCCATCCAGGAGAGTGAAGAAGAGAAAATTTATGCTGAGATGCTTTGGGGTCAAGTGGACTCCGCTGGAATCTCTTTGTGA